From Pseudothermotoga thermarum DSM 5069, a single genomic window includes:
- a CDS encoding lipid-binding SYLF domain-containing protein yields the protein MKKLVFVILFVPTFFFGASAVERLTSGLDILKELANIPDSGAFIDLLRQAEGIAVYPSLFKVGIFAIGGQYGEGFVFRRDPVSGEWFGPIFTKLTGLSLGPQIGVQNVGLVLVLMNRKAVEAFASGSVTLGGSVSVAAGPLGRTLAADTDYKMQASVYSYSVSKGFFAGLSLQGSIIQVDEEANKDFYGKSVSALEIINNVKPTRKEAVEITKFLNSLIYLTPPEV from the coding sequence TAGTTTTTGTCATTCTTTTTGTTCCAACGTTTTTCTTTGGAGCAAGCGCAGTTGAAAGGTTAACATCTGGCTTAGACATTCTCAAGGAACTTGCAAACATTCCAGACAGTGGGGCTTTCATAGACCTTTTAAGACAAGCTGAGGGAATAGCCGTTTACCCTTCGCTGTTTAAAGTAGGAATCTTCGCCATAGGTGGTCAGTATGGAGAAGGTTTTGTTTTCAGAAGAGATCCTGTCAGTGGAGAATGGTTTGGACCAATCTTCACAAAATTGACAGGATTAAGCTTGGGACCACAGATTGGTGTGCAAAATGTTGGACTTGTACTTGTTCTGATGAATCGAAAAGCCGTCGAAGCTTTTGCTTCAGGTAGTGTAACTCTCGGTGGTAGCGTGAGTGTGGCAGCAGGTCCACTTGGAAGAACGTTGGCGGCTGATACCGATTACAAAATGCAAGCTTCGGTGTATTCTTACTCTGTAAGCAAAGGATTTTTTGCAGGTCTTTCCTTGCAAGGATCAATCATACAAGTAGACGAGGAAGCCAACAAAGATTTCTATGGCAAATCTGTTTCGGCTTTGGAAATCATAAACAACGTCAAACCAACAAGGAAAGAAGCTGTTGAAATAACCAAATTTTTGAACAGTCTTATATATCTCACACCACCAGAGGTGTAA